A region from the Drosophila ananassae strain 14024-0371.13 chromosome 2L, ASM1763931v2, whole genome shotgun sequence genome encodes:
- the LOC6502651 gene encoding uncharacterized protein LOC6502651 — protein sequence MRLTLAWLSVCLAIYCGGGHGHGNMVLSLPQSLIAAATARATKAALSHQHHQQQKKDARVLFGGGSDALRDMLHTPPAADSAKIGLPDVEQPQPSEDFNRNADDLGARPPQSPPQEIALGSGSGLGGALEGLGASYRTTPTHTYWSSRCQGRPSALCPQEYYRTRLAARNKEALARLHLQLSTMQDPSSEDASASAELAEDGDDDEDEEGENNNEVFMLLTGEQDLIKFLHWAMQLLYPYQQRPTDNLSDGAAENYYPGMFLWKKLNLSGHLEPPLIVDEPQYVLVRREKLFDGYQWGDEMSKENDPFIPPRGRKHNSPDLDALMNRYEPFVPNRGKRDKVKDLFKYDDLFYPHRGKKHRNLFQVDDPFFATRGKKLQLRDLYKADDPFVPNRGKRHLTGGKLWWQEGRAEGPDDIDNENDSNWPQRMSTHKTNGYDQSVRPSLSPEEFAPWRLPANRLHSTRSMSADQQQQQQLKLQLHQQHVRFIANPNMRQQVKTSWNTEHRLRRSLPAPDHAHEIQLTQSPHANPDTDSPDI from the exons ATGAGACTCACGTTGGCCTGGCTCAGCGTCTGCCTGGCGATTTATTGCGGCGGCGGGCATGGCCATGGCAACATGGTCCTATCTTTGCCACAATCGCTTATCGCCGCAGCCACGGCCAGGGCCACGAAGGCGGCCTTGagccaccagcaccaccagcagcagaaAAAGGATGCACGCGTCCTGTTTGGCGGCGGCAGCGATGCTCTGCGCGATATGCTGCACACCCCTCCGGCCGCGGACTCGGCCAAAATTGGTCTCCCCGATGTGGAGCAGCCACAGCCGTCTGAGGATTTTAATCGAAATGCAGATGATTTAGGAGCACGGCCGCCGCAATCACCGCCGCAGGAAATTGCACTCGGCTCTGGAAGCGGGTTGGGAGGAGCGCTGGAGGGACTGGGGGCCAGCTATCGGACCACGCCCACCCACACATACTGGAGCAGTCGGTGCCAGGGTCGCCCCAGCGCCCTGTGTCCGCAGGAATACTACCGCACCCGTCTAGCAGCTAG GAACAAAGAGGCGCTTGCCCGCCTGCACTTGCAGCTGAGCACCATGCAGGACCCCTCTTCCGAGgacgcctccgcctccgcggAACTGGCGGAGGACGGCGACGATGACGAGGATGAGGAGGGCGAGAACAACAACGAGGTCTTCATGCTTCTGACGGGCGAGCAGGACCTGATCAAGTTCCTGCACTGGGCCATGCAGCTGCTCTATCCCTACCAGCAGCGTCCGACGGACAACCTTAGCGACGGGGCTGCCGAGAACTACTACCCGGGCATGTTTCTCTGGAAGAAGTTGAATCTTTCGGGCCACCTCGAGCCGCCGCTCATCGTGGACGAGCCGCAGTATGTCCTAGTGCGCCGGGAGAAGCTCTTCGACGGCTACCAGTGGGGCG ATGAGATGAGCAAGGAGAACGACCCCTTCATCCCGCCACGAGGACGCAAGCACAACTCCCCGGACCTGGACGCCCTGATGAACCGATACGAGCCTTTCGTGCCCAACCGCGGCAAGCGGGACAAGGTGAAGGATCTGTTCAAGTACGACGACCTCTTCTACCCGCACCGCGGCAAGAAGCACCGCAACCTCTTCCAGGTGGACGACCCCTTCTTCGCCACTCGCGGCAAGAAGCTACAGCTCCGGGACCTCTACAAAGCCGACGACCCGTTCGTGCCCAATCGCGGCAAGCGGCACCTGACGGGGGGGAAGCTCTGGTGGCAGGAGGGCAGGGCGGAGGGGCCGGATGACATCGACAACGAAAACGACAGCAACTGGCCGCAAAGAATGTCAACGCATAAAACGAATGGCTACGATCAATCAGTCAGGCCATCACTGTCACCGGAGGAGTTCGCTCCCTGGCGACTGCCCGCTAATAGATTGCACTCGACGAGATCAATGTCAGCcgatcagcagcagcagcagcaattgAAACTGCAACTACACCAGCAGCATGTCCGCTTCATTGCCAACCCGAACATGCGCCAGCAGGTGAAAACATCCTGGAACACGGAGCACCGCCTACGGCGCTCCCTGCCGGCCCCAGACCATGCCCACGAGATACAATTAACGCAATCGCCACACGCTAATCCGGACACTGATTCCCCCGATATTTAA